In the Mytilus trossulus isolate FHL-02 chromosome 1, PNRI_Mtr1.1.1.hap1, whole genome shotgun sequence genome, one interval contains:
- the LOC134726506 gene encoding zinc finger protein 391-like, whose amino-acid sequence MKKKTKPRKITQDDIPDEDSFDFISDIVDDDSDYDFPVELPNSLSAFQNGYKNESIEFQNGEIEKLSNEESSEGQNENFVSLNGVRDESFTDGEPSEEKNEVRNFSSLSETADSNDAIPNRFNMDPEYQYVLETGEVPRDQYDAYDQFGEACLTCNLCSKRFSTPGNLKTHVRTHTGEKPYYCQFCNKRFTTKGNLDVHVRTHTGERPYKCHFCDKYFSTIGNRQVHMRTHTQERPFTCSLCHKPFSTKANLHTHMKTHSGRRDHECTFCGKAYTTLANLQTHMRSHNPFLQSFLPNESSNPSTSEAEQNQITNGSMNLGINNLLPNQALLGSMNLNLFNPALLLPMGMPLGMGGFMPPNILMNNGQNVSLDLTPGKEDKKTESSQSKPNFSASSSSADGKKESSLKRPLDQEESFRAKSLKQENSGDIPNGILPNLAFLNHINMMNNFAFSVSSQNN is encoded by the coding sequence atgaaaaagaaaacgaaGCCAAGGAAAATAACACAGGATGATATACCTGATGAAGATAGCTTTGATTTCATCAGTGATATCGTAGATGATGACAGTGATTATGATTTTCCTGTTGAACTACCAAACAGCTTGTCAGCATTCCAAAATGGCTATAAGAATGAGTCTATAGAATTTCAAAATGGGGAGATTGAGAAGCTATCAAACGAAGAAAGTTCTGAAGGACAAAATGAaaactttgtttcattaaatGGTGTTAGAGATGAAAGTTTTACAGATGGTGAACCCTCTGAAGAGAAAAATGAAGTTCGGAATTTTTCATCACTATCTGAAACTGCTGATTCAAATGATGCTATTCCAAATAGATTTAACATGGACCCGGAATATCAATATGTACTTGAAACTGGAGAAGTACCAAGAGATCAATATGATGCATACGATCAGTTTGGTGAGGCCTGTCTTACATGTAATTTATGCAGTAAAAGATTTTCCACCCCTGGTAATTTGAAGACACATGTTAGAACGCACACTGGGGAAAAGCCATACTACTGTCAATTCTGTAACAAACGGTTTACAACAAAGGGAAATCTTGATGTCCATGTTCGCACGCATACTGGAGAACGACCCTACAAATGTCATTtctgtgacaaatatttttctacaaTTGGTAATAGGCAAGTCCACATGAGAACCCATACACAAGAACGACCATTTACATGCAGTTTATGTCACAAGCCATTCAGCACCAAAGCAAATCTGCACACCCATATGAAAACTCATTCTGGTCGCAGGGACCATGAGTGTACTTTCTGCGGGAAAGCATATACAACATTAGCTAATTTGCAGACTCACATGAGATCCCATAATCCATTTCTGCAATCATTCCTTCCAAACGAATCGTCAAATCCAAGCACAAGTGAAGcagaacaaaatcaaataacaaatggTTCGATGAATCTTGGCATTAATAACTTACTGCCAAATCAAGCTCTTCTTGGAAGCATGAACTTGAATCTTTTTAATCCAGCATTACTTTTACCTATGGGCATGCCACTTGGTATGGGTGGATTCATGCCACCAAATATTCTTATGAACAATGGACAAAATGTCAGCTTAGATTTAACACCAGGAAAGGAGGACAAGAAGACAGAAAGCTCTCAATCCAAACCAAACTTCTCTGCTTCTTCATCTTCTGCAGATGGTAAAAAAGAGTCCTCACTGAAAAGACCATTAGACCAAGAGGAAAGTTTCAGAGCTAAATCATTGAAGCAGGAAAACTCTGGAGACATTCCAAATGGAATTTTGCCAAATTTGGCATTCCTCAACCAcataaacatgatgaataattttgcattttcagTTTCTAGTCAAAATAATTAA